DNA from Lactobacillus sp. ESL0791:
GATCATCATTTTCCGCGGCAACCGTTTGCACTGCCTGGTGTAATGTCGGATCAAATTTGCTGCCTTTAGCGGCAATCTCAACAATGCCATGATCTTTCATCGCTTTAACAAGTGAATCAAGTGTCATCTGCACACCCTTTTGCAGCTGCTTTGAAGCGTCATCGTCAGCCTTGACGGCTAAGGCCCGTTCCAAATTATCCATTGCTGGCAAAATGTCTTTAGCTAGGCCTTGCGCCTCATATTTAAGCAGCTGCGCCCGTTCTTTGTTGTAGCGGTTCTGCATATTTTGCATTTCTGCTTCACTGCGCAGGTACTTGTCCTCGAATTCATCGCTCTTTTTCTTGGCAACTGCCAAGTCCTTAGCTAACTTTTGCTCAGCAGTAGGTTTTTCAGGCTTAGCCTTTTCTTTGGTCTGCGTTTCAGGTTTCTTCTTTTTAGAAGA
Protein-coding regions in this window:
- the grpE gene encoding nucleotide exchange factor GrpE, with product MSKEEFPSEKDLDKKKSSSKKKKPETQTKEKAKPEKPTAEQKLAKDLAVAKKKSDEFEDKYLRSEAEMQNMQNRYNKERAQLLKYEAQGLAKDILPAMDNLERALAVKADDDASKQLQKGVQMTLDSLVKAMKDHGIVEIAAKGSKFDPTLHQAVQTVAAENDDQKDQVVQVLQKGYQYKDRTLRPAMVVVAQ